A region from the Lentimonas sp. CC4 genome encodes:
- a CDS encoding ammonium transporter: MNTDSSIMPSWPSKLARIATLGCVALPLVASAQEEAPAYLSQNTGDILWYLLAAVLVFFMQAGFALVETGLTRAKNACNIMMKNMLDFSFGVIGFAIVGYAIMYGDSIGGIFGWSTGYLFMGDALMVGNDTAATNLISAEWLFQVVFAATAATIASGAMAERTKFIAYIFYSIAITCIIYPIVGHWIWASDGWLAALGMRDYAGSTVVHSVGAWAGLAGALALGARTGKYNKEGKPLPIPGHNMPLATLGCFILIVGWFGFNAGSTLGAVDDMAYIAMVTLIAASAGCIGATMTTWMKFKKPDLSMTLNGCLAGLVSITACCGSVSIVGAMFIGLIGGILVVFSVLFLEQKMRVDDPVGAVSVHGICGIWGTLAIGLFGTTAIDSGLVSDGLFYGGTQQLGIQAIGVLAVFAFVFPTSFLIFKGIKSTVGLRVTEEEEMEGLDISEHGNEAYADFQVYADLPEEELA, translated from the coding sequence ATGAATACAGACTCATCCATTATGCCATCGTGGCCAAGTAAGCTCGCAAGAATCGCGACACTAGGCTGTGTTGCACTTCCACTCGTGGCCTCGGCACAAGAAGAGGCCCCCGCCTACCTAAGCCAAAACACAGGAGACATTCTCTGGTATCTACTCGCAGCCGTGCTCGTGTTCTTCATGCAGGCTGGCTTTGCGCTAGTCGAAACCGGACTCACTCGTGCGAAAAACGCCTGTAATATCATGATGAAGAACATGCTGGATTTCAGTTTCGGCGTGATCGGCTTCGCAATCGTTGGCTACGCGATCATGTATGGCGATAGCATCGGTGGCATCTTCGGATGGAGCACAGGCTATCTATTCATGGGCGATGCACTAATGGTCGGCAACGATACCGCAGCGACCAACCTCATCTCAGCAGAGTGGCTCTTCCAGGTCGTATTCGCGGCAACCGCAGCCACGATCGCATCAGGAGCAATGGCCGAACGCACCAAATTCATCGCTTACATTTTCTACAGTATCGCCATCACCTGTATCATCTATCCAATCGTCGGCCATTGGATCTGGGCCAGCGATGGTTGGTTAGCAGCACTCGGCATGCGCGACTACGCGGGCTCGACAGTGGTGCACTCCGTAGGTGCTTGGGCAGGTCTCGCCGGTGCGCTGGCACTGGGAGCACGCACAGGCAAATACAACAAAGAGGGCAAGCCACTCCCCATCCCTGGGCACAACATGCCACTGGCGACGCTCGGCTGCTTCATTCTAATTGTCGGCTGGTTCGGTTTCAATGCAGGCTCTACGCTCGGCGCAGTCGACGACATGGCCTATATCGCAATGGTCACCTTAATCGCCGCATCCGCAGGTTGCATCGGCGCAACAATGACTACATGGATGAAGTTCAAAAAGCCGGACTTATCGATGACACTCAATGGCTGCCTCGCAGGCCTCGTCAGCATTACCGCTTGCTGTGGCAGCGTCAGTATTGTGGGTGCGATGTTCATTGGCCTGATCGGCGGCATCTTGGTCGTATTCTCCGTGCTCTTCCTTGAGCAAAAAATGCGTGTCGACGATCCAGTCGGCGCAGTCAGCGTGCACGGGATCTGCGGCATCTGGGGCACACTCGCGATCGGACTTTTCGGCACCACTGCAATTGATAGCGGCCTCGTCTCTGACGGTCTGTTCTACGGTGGCACGCAGCAACTGGGCATCCAAGCAATCGGCGTGCTCGCAGTCTTCGCCTTTGTCTTCCCTACCTCTTTTCTTATTTTCAAGGGTATTAAAAGCACAGTCGGCCTACGCGTCACTGAAGAGGAAGAAATGGAAGGCCTCGACATTAGCGAGCACGGCAACGAAGCCTATGCCGACTTCCAAGTCTACGCCGACCTGCCAGAAGAAGAGTTGGCATAG
- a CDS encoding NUDIX hydrolase, whose translation MSDHTPATWDLLDDKLLSACRVWDLRARRYRHPTKGNEGEFYYINSRDWVIVIARTRAGELILVRQFRWGTDALSWEFPGGIIDDGEDPVTAGLRELQEETGYVAESGRLIGHCNPNPAILNNQCHVVFADNVELHDDGTDWDEHEEIEVRVVPEVDVFEWAKDCKIGHALALTGLLYYQLMAR comes from the coding sequence ATGTCTGACCACACGCCGGCGACATGGGATTTATTAGACGATAAATTACTCTCGGCTTGCCGAGTTTGGGATCTACGCGCACGTCGCTATCGGCATCCCACTAAGGGTAACGAGGGGGAGTTCTACTATATTAACTCACGCGACTGGGTGATCGTGATCGCACGCACCCGAGCAGGTGAATTGATTTTGGTGCGCCAGTTCCGTTGGGGCACCGATGCACTGTCTTGGGAATTTCCCGGTGGGATCATCGACGATGGCGAAGATCCAGTGACCGCTGGTCTACGTGAATTGCAGGAAGAGACTGGCTATGTCGCAGAAAGCGGCCGTCTGATCGGGCACTGTAATCCGAATCCAGCGATTCTAAATAATCAGTGCCATGTCGTCTTTGCCGATAACGTGGAGCTGCATGACGATGGCACCGATTGGGACGAACACGAGGAGATTGAGGTTCGCGTGGTGCCCGAGGTGGATGTCTTTGAATGGGCCAAGGACTGCAAGATCGGTCACGCACTCGCGCTTACGGGCTTATTGTATTATCAGTTGATGGCGCGTTAG
- the mgtE gene encoding magnesium transporter, with the protein MTETTTAPSRHIDELNKAFIVNFPNDAARHIATMPASEAAIALVDLPNHALVPLFEKLSHGIADAILLQLPESQSAALLSLMEIGSASALLGRLEPSDRERYLALMDVNVTKELKDLLEYPDDCAGRLMQTNIIAFDEQVTVDQAIAQIKQQKIEALHHLYLLDDAMRLTGQVDIQRIALADGSRKLKSLALPIKVWVSALDPKDEAIDKLNKHRLDSLPVVDIDFKLVGTIEGQSMIDALREDLVTNMQTMVGVSKEERALSSSWFAVKKRLPWLQINLLTAFLAAAVVGMFEDTIAKYTALAILLPIAAGQSGNTGAQALAVTMRGLTLREITVRHWLRVTIKEISAGMINGVVTAITCGLGVLVWSRSTGLALIIALAMITSMTIAAAAGALVPIILKKVGQDPALSSSIILTTVTDIAGFMSFLGIATALSGMLEVG; encoded by the coding sequence ATGACTGAGACCACGACCGCTCCCTCACGTCATATCGACGAGCTCAACAAAGCCTTCATCGTCAATTTCCCAAACGATGCGGCACGCCATATTGCAACGATGCCTGCAAGCGAAGCGGCCATCGCGCTCGTCGACCTGCCCAATCATGCCTTGGTGCCACTCTTTGAAAAATTGAGCCATGGCATCGCCGATGCGATTTTGCTACAACTGCCTGAGAGTCAATCCGCGGCCCTGCTCAGTTTAATGGAGATCGGCAGCGCATCCGCACTCCTCGGTCGCCTCGAGCCCTCGGATCGCGAGCGCTACCTCGCCCTGATGGATGTCAATGTCACCAAGGAGCTGAAGGATCTACTGGAGTATCCAGATGACTGCGCAGGACGCCTGATGCAGACCAATATCATCGCATTCGATGAGCAGGTCACCGTCGATCAAGCCATTGCTCAGATCAAACAACAAAAGATCGAAGCCCTGCATCATCTCTATTTACTCGACGATGCGATGCGACTCACCGGCCAAGTCGACATTCAACGCATCGCACTCGCCGACGGAAGCCGGAAGCTAAAATCACTCGCGCTCCCGATCAAAGTCTGGGTCAGCGCCCTTGATCCGAAAGACGAAGCCATTGACAAGCTCAACAAGCACCGCCTCGACTCACTCCCGGTCGTGGATATTGATTTCAAACTCGTCGGCACGATCGAAGGTCAAAGCATGATTGATGCCCTGCGCGAGGATCTCGTCACCAACATGCAAACCATGGTCGGTGTGAGCAAAGAAGAGCGCGCACTTTCCAGCAGTTGGTTCGCCGTTAAGAAGCGGCTCCCCTGGCTGCAGATCAACCTGCTCACCGCCTTCCTCGCTGCCGCCGTCGTCGGGATGTTCGAAGACACCATCGCCAAATATACTGCTCTGGCGATTCTACTGCCCATCGCGGCCGGACAATCCGGCAACACCGGTGCTCAAGCCCTCGCCGTCACGATGCGCGGCCTCACCTTGCGCGAGATCACGGTGCGCCATTGGTTACGCGTTACGATCAAAGAAATCAGTGCTGGAATGATCAACGGTGTCGTCACCGCAATCACCTGCGGGCTCGGTGTGCTCGTCTGGAGTCGCAGCACCGGCCTGGCCCTGATCATCGCACTCGCCATGATCACTTCGATGACGATTGCCGCCGCCGCGGGCGCACTCGTGCCGATCATCCTTAAAAAGGTAGGGCAAGATCCCGCGCTCTCCTCTTCGATCATCTTAACGACCGTCACAGACATCGCCGGCTTTATGTCATTCCTCGGCATCGCCACCGCACTGTCAGGCATGCTCGAAGTGGGCTAG
- a CDS encoding HlyC/CorC family transporter — translation MIPFLIVLGLIIISAFFSGSETGLTSVSRAKIHSLKMDGNRKAITVSKLREDKERLIGAILLGNNVVNIAASAIATALAVEYFGPTGVAYATAIMTVLVLIFAEVLPKTYAVRHAERVSLAVAPLLVLIVKVLSPVTLVVQSIVNRFLSLVSVAPQEEISGVDVLRGTVQMYHEEGNVLTEDRDMLSGIFDLGETEIEAIMVHRSDMVMVNADDPIEEIIAFVANSSLSRIPVWEESPDHVIGVIHSKDLFKAAENHKGKPEDLDLKQHLREAWFVPETTRLKNQLNAFKESRKHIALAVDEFGSISGLITLEDIIEEILGEIDDEHDTPTLRRVRKCRDGSYDVNGDISIRDLNRELELGLSDDDATTLAGYVMAKIQRIPDQDEILEINDLMFKILKKERNQLERIKVRKTSEQKPAAEEPEKTSDEPSENKP, via the coding sequence ATGATACCTTTCCTAATTGTCCTCGGGCTAATTATTATTTCAGCATTCTTTTCCGGATCTGAAACCGGCTTGACCAGTGTCTCGCGGGCAAAAATTCACAGTCTTAAAATGGACGGAAACCGTAAAGCGATTACGGTCAGTAAGCTGCGCGAAGACAAAGAGCGCTTAATCGGTGCGATTTTACTGGGTAACAATGTCGTCAACATTGCCGCATCGGCCATCGCCACCGCGCTGGCGGTCGAATATTTCGGCCCCACTGGTGTCGCCTACGCCACCGCGATCATGACGGTGCTCGTCCTCATCTTTGCGGAAGTGCTGCCAAAAACCTACGCCGTTCGCCACGCAGAGCGGGTGTCACTCGCAGTAGCACCTTTGTTAGTGCTCATCGTTAAAGTGCTCTCGCCAGTCACGCTAGTCGTTCAATCCATCGTCAACCGCTTCTTATCCCTCGTGTCAGTCGCGCCGCAAGAAGAAATCAGTGGCGTCGATGTGCTACGCGGCACCGTGCAAATGTATCACGAGGAAGGCAATGTGCTGACTGAAGATCGCGACATGTTGAGTGGTATTTTCGATTTAGGGGAAACCGAGATAGAAGCGATCATGGTGCATCGCAGCGACATGGTCATGGTCAATGCGGACGACCCGATTGAGGAAATCATAGCGTTCGTCGCCAATAGTTCACTCTCCCGCATACCAGTCTGGGAAGAAAGCCCGGATCATGTAATCGGTGTGATACACTCGAAAGATTTGTTCAAAGCGGCAGAAAACCACAAAGGCAAACCGGAAGACCTCGATCTGAAGCAACACCTTCGCGAGGCGTGGTTCGTGCCGGAAACGACGCGCCTCAAAAACCAGCTCAATGCCTTTAAGGAAAGCCGCAAACACATCGCCCTCGCGGTGGATGAGTTTGGCAGTATTAGCGGACTGATCACACTTGAAGATATTATCGAAGAGATCCTCGGGGAAATTGACGATGAGCACGACACCCCGACCCTGCGTCGTGTGCGTAAATGCCGCGACGGTTCCTACGACGTGAACGGCGACATCTCGATCCGCGACTTAAACCGTGAACTGGAGCTCGGATTATCGGATGACGATGCGACGACACTGGCCGGCTATGTCATGGCAAAAATCCAGAGAATCCCGGATCAGGACGAAATATTGGAGATCAATGACCTGATGTTCAAAATCCTCAAGAAGGAGCGCAATCAGCTTGAACGCATTAAAGTGCGCAAGACCAGCGAACAAAAGCCAGCCGCGGAAGAACCCGAAAAAACGAGCGACGAACCCTCAGAAAATAAACCGTAG
- a CDS encoding GxxExxY protein — protein sequence MDANTREFNGPNAKEVYEIMGCAFEVLNELGSGLVEKPYENSMTVEFELREIPFVQQKRFPVLYKTVNVGDYIPDLIAFAKVIIDTKVIDKITNIERAQMLNYLKITGLKTGLIINFRRPKLEWERIVLENHSS from the coding sequence ATGGACGCGAATACACGCGAATTTAATGGGCCGAATGCCAAAGAGGTCTATGAAATTATGGGATGTGCCTTTGAGGTGCTGAATGAATTAGGCAGTGGATTAGTCGAGAAACCATATGAAAATTCAATGACTGTTGAATTTGAACTCAGGGAAATTCCGTTTGTTCAGCAAAAACGGTTCCCTGTTCTCTATAAAACAGTCAACGTGGGTGACTACATCCCAGATCTCATCGCGTTCGCGAAAGTGATTATTGATACCAAAGTCATCGATAAAATTACCAACATCGAACGAGCCCAGATGCTCAACTATTTGAAAATCACTGGTCTAAAAACTGGCTTAATCATCAACTTCAGACGCCCTAAGCTAGAATGGGAACGTATCGTTCTCGAAAACCATTCATCCTAA
- a CDS encoding CBS domain-containing protein encodes MSEHKIALARAFIGSHPEAAAEILEQQSTQEVADFLQQMPPHDAAQVLRKMLSKRAAEICIKLPFEAGIGMLRHLPVTDIGSILRCLTNKRRERFIAELPVKTRVSCILMLSYAEDMVGAHINHSVIVVPYDANAEEALRIVKATKEDAPSKFVFVIDRERKLVGQFNLVELLRCPNEFPIASLLNSTCKTIQGRMNIRQAATHSIWKQHEQIAVLNRNEEFIGVLRHADLRSAIELLNEQTTQAEQPELMAGIAQGYGRSLLALFLSMKEFVASDLQTLKGSEK; translated from the coding sequence ATGAGTGAGCATAAAATAGCGCTCGCGCGCGCATTCATCGGATCACACCCAGAAGCTGCGGCTGAAATACTGGAGCAGCAAAGCACGCAAGAGGTCGCCGACTTCTTACAACAAATGCCACCGCACGACGCGGCGCAAGTGCTTCGAAAAATGCTGAGTAAGCGTGCGGCAGAGATCTGCATAAAACTGCCCTTTGAGGCAGGCATTGGAATGCTACGTCACCTCCCCGTCACGGATATCGGCAGCATCCTCCGCTGCCTGACCAATAAACGAAGAGAGCGTTTCATCGCAGAACTCCCAGTGAAAACACGGGTTAGCTGCATTCTAATGCTCAGCTATGCGGAAGATATGGTCGGCGCCCACATCAACCACTCCGTCATCGTCGTGCCGTATGATGCCAATGCCGAAGAGGCACTTCGCATAGTCAAAGCAACCAAGGAGGACGCACCTTCCAAATTCGTTTTCGTGATCGACCGAGAGCGAAAATTGGTCGGCCAGTTTAACTTGGTCGAGTTACTACGCTGCCCCAATGAATTCCCCATCGCATCACTGCTAAATAGCACCTGCAAAACAATCCAAGGGCGCATGAACATCCGCCAAGCCGCCACACACTCGATCTGGAAGCAACACGAACAGATCGCCGTGCTCAACCGCAATGAAGAATTTATCGGCGTGCTACGCCATGCCGATTTGCGCAGTGCCATCGAATTGCTCAACGAGCAAACCACCCAAGCCGAGCAACCCGAGCTCATGGCTGGTATCGCCCAAGGCTACGGCCGCTCCTTGCTCGCACTTTTCCTATCGATGAAAGAGTTTGTCGCATCCGATCTACAGACATTGAAAGGCTCTGAAAAATGA
- the alaS gene encoding alanine--tRNA ligase yields the protein MKSSEIRQSFLDFFASKQHTPVPSASLMPQSPGLLFTNAGMNQFVPYFLGTEKAPYSPPRAADTQKCIRAGGKHNDLEDVGYDTYHHTFFEMLGNWSFGDYFKKEAIAWGWELIVDVWGVPAERLYATVYAPSEGDPSSFDQEAYDLWAKHFESKGLDPKKHIINGNVKDNFWMMGETGPCGPCSELHVDLTPNGDSEGKLVNMDSDLCIEIWNLVFIQYNAEADGTFRDLPAKHVDTGMGFERACSLIQNTKGFTDFSEKPTNYATDVFQPIFRTLEKLSGKTYKDIYPESVESDKSKLSTEMKEAIAFRVIADHIRTLSFSLADGILLGNTGRNYVLRRILRRAVRYGRTLGFSSQQTFLPELVDTLVEEFGAVFPELKKRADAIKENLQREEASFNETLDRGLTMFEQEIADGKKQLCGEFAFKLYDTFGFPIDLTQLLCAERGLKVDMQTFEKHMEAQRNRARKARTQQLVRAADIATDAHTDFTGFEEDESSAKVLEIHKQDDALLVITDRTPFYAEMGGQLGDQGTLTVNGTEYPVSAVQQLSAARAHSLPLDAQVAVGDAVSLRLDPTRRRPIEAHHTATHLLHTALHELISTDAAQQGSMVSRTRLRFDFNSGALTQDQIDAIELKVNACIEAGEPVSWKEVPHADIKDRKDIQQFFGDKYGDLVRVVQIGGQREQLDGDSMELCGGTHVRNTKEIGLFKIKSEGAIASGIRRIEALCGTAAYDWVRSVVEKSVAEEKELRAKLEASNKQLVALDAEAIQFPEMPHVMSGMLAEGNFEQKNKVFKDILANVQGLKAATVDADKAVKKAQAAGAAKIATALIAEQDLEGNLVLNAEGPAALLQELLNGLKGRQFANAAFCIVDDGEKLYLGALCGATAKSAGLIAGKLIQTLAPIAGGKGGGKPDMARGAASDRAKISELEAEAKKTLGA from the coding sequence ATGAAATCCTCCGAAATTCGCCAATCCTTCCTCGACTTCTTTGCTTCGAAGCAACACACCCCGGTGCCGTCTGCTTCGCTCATGCCGCAGTCGCCTGGCTTGCTCTTTACCAATGCGGGGATGAATCAGTTCGTGCCCTACTTCCTCGGCACCGAGAAGGCGCCCTACTCGCCGCCACGTGCGGCAGACACGCAGAAGTGCATACGCGCAGGCGGTAAGCATAACGACTTGGAAGATGTGGGTTACGACACCTATCACCACACATTCTTCGAAATGTTGGGCAACTGGTCCTTCGGTGATTACTTCAAAAAAGAAGCCATTGCTTGGGGTTGGGAGCTGATCGTCGATGTCTGGGGAGTGCCAGCGGAGCGCCTTTACGCGACTGTGTATGCCCCCTCCGAAGGCGACCCGTCTTCGTTCGACCAAGAGGCTTACGACTTATGGGCGAAGCATTTCGAAAGCAAAGGACTCGACCCGAAGAAGCACATCATCAACGGCAACGTGAAGGACAACTTCTGGATGATGGGCGAAACCGGCCCCTGTGGCCCTTGCTCCGAACTCCACGTCGACCTGACGCCAAACGGCGACAGCGAAGGCAAACTGGTCAACATGGACTCCGACCTCTGTATTGAGATCTGGAACCTCGTATTCATCCAATACAACGCAGAGGCCGACGGCACGTTCCGCGATCTCCCGGCGAAGCACGTCGATACCGGCATGGGCTTTGAGCGCGCTTGCTCACTGATCCAAAACACCAAGGGCTTTACCGACTTTTCCGAGAAGCCAACCAATTACGCGACCGACGTCTTTCAGCCAATCTTCCGCACACTCGAAAAGCTCAGCGGCAAGACTTACAAAGACATTTATCCGGAATCCGTCGAAAGCGATAAGTCGAAGCTCTCGACCGAGATGAAAGAGGCCATCGCCTTCCGCGTGATTGCTGACCACATCCGCACACTCTCCTTCTCGCTGGCCGACGGCATTTTACTCGGCAACACCGGCCGCAACTATGTGCTACGCCGCATCCTGCGCCGTGCCGTGCGTTATGGTCGCACACTCGGTTTTTCCAGCCAGCAGACATTCCTTCCAGAACTCGTCGATACTCTCGTCGAAGAATTCGGCGCGGTCTTCCCTGAACTCAAAAAGCGCGCTGATGCGATCAAGGAAAATCTCCAGCGCGAAGAAGCCAGCTTCAACGAAACCCTCGACCGTGGCCTAACCATGTTCGAGCAGGAAATCGCTGACGGCAAAAAGCAGCTCTGCGGTGAATTTGCATTCAAACTTTACGACACCTTCGGCTTCCCGATCGACCTCACTCAATTGCTCTGCGCCGAGCGCGGGCTCAAGGTTGACATGCAAACCTTCGAGAAGCACATGGAAGCGCAGCGTAACCGCGCCCGCAAGGCTCGCACACAACAACTCGTGCGCGCCGCGGACATCGCGACCGATGCGCACACCGATTTTACTGGCTTCGAGGAAGACGAGAGCAGTGCCAAGGTGCTTGAAATTCACAAGCAAGACGACGCCCTGCTGGTCATCACCGACCGCACACCGTTCTACGCAGAAATGGGTGGCCAACTCGGCGACCAAGGCACGCTCACCGTCAATGGCACCGAGTATCCCGTCAGCGCGGTGCAACAGCTCAGCGCCGCACGCGCACATAGCCTACCACTCGACGCGCAGGTCGCAGTCGGCGACGCAGTGAGCCTCCGCTTGGATCCGACACGTCGTCGTCCCATCGAAGCACACCACACAGCCACGCACCTGCTACACACAGCGCTGCACGAACTCATTTCCACCGACGCCGCACAACAGGGTTCGATGGTGAGCCGCACACGCTTGCGCTTCGACTTCAACTCCGGCGCGCTCACTCAGGATCAGATCGATGCCATTGAGCTCAAGGTCAACGCCTGCATTGAAGCGGGTGAGCCCGTCAGCTGGAAGGAAGTCCCACACGCCGACATCAAAGATCGCAAAGACATCCAACAATTCTTCGGCGATAAATACGGCGACCTTGTGCGCGTCGTGCAAATCGGCGGCCAACGCGAGCAGCTTGATGGCGACTCAATGGAACTCTGTGGTGGCACACACGTGCGCAACACCAAAGAAATTGGCCTGTTCAAAATTAAATCCGAAGGCGCCATCGCATCCGGCATCCGTCGCATCGAAGCACTCTGCGGCACCGCCGCCTACGATTGGGTTCGCAGTGTTGTCGAAAAATCCGTTGCCGAAGAAAAAGAACTGCGTGCAAAACTCGAAGCCAGCAACAAGCAATTAGTTGCCCTCGACGCGGAAGCCATTCAGTTCCCCGAAATGCCTCATGTCATGTCAGGCATGCTCGCTGAAGGCAATTTTGAGCAAAAGAACAAAGTGTTTAAGGATATTCTTGCGAATGTCCAGGGCCTCAAAGCAGCAACCGTCGATGCCGATAAAGCCGTCAAAAAAGCTCAAGCAGCGGGTGCAGCGAAAATCGCCACGGCCCTAATCGCTGAGCAAGATCTAGAGGGCAACCTGGTGCTCAATGCCGAAGGCCCCGCCGCCCTACTGCAAGAATTGCTCAACGGACTCAAAGGCCGCCAATTCGCCAACGCCGCGTTCTGCATCGTTGACGACGGTGAGAAGCTCTACCTCGGCGCACTCTGTGGAGCCACCGCCAAATCAGCAGGCCTCATAGCAGGCAAGTTGATCCAAACCCTCGCACCCATCGCTGGAGGTAAAGGTGGCGGCAAGCCAGACATGGCACGCGGCGCAGCATCTGATCGCGCGAAGATAAGCGAACTAGAAGCCGAAGCAAAGAAGACGCTCGGAGCGTAA
- a CDS encoding mechanosensitive ion channel yields MPDESPSAFSWKSALDQTFQDFSQHVADYLPQLIGALLLLLIGWAVAHCARIASKKIVTAFDTVSAKLFKQHHTKNELFKKSYSRIIGQVVFWCVILFFAAASANLLGWNVFSGWMGGIAVFLPKILTGLLIILCGYLIGNVAQSLLFNADLKVGATQTAVLAKAVRIGILILAWVIGVEHMGLDMHFLTWLVTIVIGILLAGACLAFGLGAKGMVANTVGAQYIRRNCRVGETIKLAGYEGEILEIRQTCIILDTKDGRAIIPAKLFHEQVTLVSTVTEPSTSTAADASESK; encoded by the coding sequence ATGCCCGACGAATCCCCCTCCGCCTTCAGTTGGAAATCTGCACTGGATCAAACCTTTCAAGATTTCTCACAGCACGTCGCCGACTATCTACCGCAACTCATTGGCGCGCTCCTGCTACTGCTCATCGGTTGGGCAGTTGCCCACTGTGCACGAATCGCTTCGAAAAAAATCGTCACCGCCTTTGATACGGTGTCCGCAAAGCTCTTCAAGCAGCACCACACCAAAAACGAGCTCTTTAAAAAGTCATACTCCCGAATCATCGGGCAGGTGGTGTTTTGGTGTGTCATTCTATTTTTTGCCGCGGCCAGTGCCAATTTGCTGGGATGGAATGTCTTTTCCGGATGGATGGGAGGCATCGCGGTGTTCCTACCTAAAATCTTAACAGGCCTACTTATTATCCTGTGCGGCTACTTAATCGGCAACGTTGCACAATCACTGCTGTTCAATGCAGACCTAAAAGTCGGCGCGACTCAAACCGCAGTGCTCGCCAAAGCCGTGCGCATCGGGATCCTGATCTTGGCATGGGTCATCGGCGTGGAGCACATGGGCTTGGACATGCATTTCCTAACATGGTTGGTGACGATCGTCATCGGTATCTTACTCGCTGGCGCTTGCCTCGCCTTCGGCCTAGGTGCCAAAGGGATGGTGGCCAACACCGTCGGTGCTCAATACATCCGCCGCAATTGTCGCGTGGGTGAAACGATCAAGCTCGCTGGCTACGAGGGCGAGATCCTAGAGATCAGACAGACCTGTATCATCCTTGATACCAAAGACGGCCGGGCAATTATCCCAGCTAAACTCTTCCATGAGCAAGTCACCCTCGTGTCCACCGTAACGGAACCGTCGACATCAACTGCCGCAGACGCAAGCGAATCGAAATGA
- the leuB gene encoding 3-isopropylmalate dehydrogenase, which translates to MKTLKFAVLPGDGIGPEVMEVALDVLKATGDKFGFALDYAQADIGGIAIDNQGVAFPDSTKTICENSEAILFGSVGGPKWESLPPKEQPERAALLPIRKAFSLYANVRPGLLYPQLTEASPLKDNRIPNGIDIVCIRELTGGIYFGQPKSTTTLENGEEQAIDTMVYKTSEIERIAQVAIDTAKARGGSVCSVDKANVLETSVLWRKVVTEYFAKNAPEIKLSHMYVDNAAMQLARDPNQFDVLFTENMFGDILSDEMGVICGSLGMLASASLGAEKNSLGFPFGLYEPSGGTAPDIAGQGIANPCAQILSGAMMLRYSFGENEAAAAIEAAVEKAVTGGTRTGDIAFGLDSVGTKEMAAAVLANL; encoded by the coding sequence ATGAAAACACTCAAATTCGCAGTTCTCCCCGGTGATGGTATCGGCCCTGAAGTCATGGAAGTCGCTCTCGACGTCCTTAAAGCCACTGGCGACAAGTTCGGCTTCGCGCTCGATTACGCACAAGCCGACATCGGCGGTATCGCGATTGATAACCAAGGCGTTGCCTTCCCAGACAGCACCAAAACAATCTGCGAAAACTCGGAAGCCATCTTGTTCGGCTCCGTGGGTGGACCAAAGTGGGAAAGCCTCCCACCCAAAGAGCAGCCAGAGCGCGCGGCCCTCCTACCGATCCGCAAGGCTTTCTCGCTCTACGCGAACGTTCGTCCAGGTCTCCTTTACCCGCAATTGACCGAAGCGTCGCCGCTCAAGGACAATCGTATCCCGAACGGCATCGACATCGTCTGCATCCGCGAACTCACCGGTGGCATCTACTTCGGTCAGCCGAAGTCAACCACCACGCTTGAAAACGGCGAAGAGCAAGCGATCGACACTATGGTTTACAAGACCAGCGAGATTGAGCGCATCGCTCAGGTTGCAATCGACACTGCCAAAGCACGCGGCGGTAGCGTCTGCTCCGTCGATAAGGCCAACGTCCTCGAGACGTCTGTCCTCTGGCGCAAAGTGGTCACTGAATATTTCGCGAAGAATGCTCCAGAGATCAAGCTGAGCCACATGTATGTCGACAACGCTGCGATGCAGCTCGCTCGCGACCCGAATCAATTCGACGTGCTCTTCACTGAAAACATGTTCGGCGACATTCTTTCCGACGAAATGGGTGTCATCTGTGGCTCCCTCGGCATGCTGGCATCTGCCAGCCTCGGCGCAGAGAAGAACAGCCTCGGCTTCCCGTTCGGCTTGTATGAGCCATCTGGCGGCACCGCACCTGACATCGCAGGTCAAGGCATCGCCAACCCTTGCGCACAGATTCTTTCCGGCGCAATGATGCTCCGCTACAGCTTCGGCGAAAACGAAGCCGCAGCCGCAATCGAAGCCGCAGTCGAGAAAGCCGTCACAGGTGGCACTCGCACCGGCGACATCGCCTTCGGCCTCGACTCCGTAGGCACCAAAGAAATGGCCGCTGCGGTGCTTGCAAATCTGTAA